A genomic window from Babylonia areolata isolate BAREFJ2019XMU chromosome 9, ASM4173473v1, whole genome shotgun sequence includes:
- the LOC143285688 gene encoding uncharacterized protein LOC143285688: MTYTSETSVVTHTDLVKGLHGEVTKSVTTIRAEDCPKAQWKHPSRGCLKLQCSKGKVAGPGQQCVTAVDRVRGLGYRLKMALQPVALTTRLRLPSDATTTTPSTTEPTSSQTPLSVPVTNDSQSQHTQKHDCDYRAVLNEAIKHVFWAVSTEVSSTLTAAATQDQACFYHKYRASLDTLMADGKVRPHATDNVVGVVEREIGEADQLSASFLAAVAEVNVVASQKEGRDDVESKALRKVFAKNWTVDLGQWTVTLRALDMTSGLFKDGEGAAGFVHLKGGDTDQSSFRFFKMNPTEPLDGLEHLFLPLSDLLVCQHLRFHEDEFEVEVSQRKVEIRFPNYLDADLQPVSFDARDYSSKLRLVGEELVMCHYVYLDVFPENVTVVHPGRGVSLARQITSIVCSSISVLCLAATFLTYSLFSELRSLPGLNNMGLCFTLAIAHLSLLIPWLRSSGSENVCVAVGVVTHWLWLTALLWMNVGCVHMVRVFFAKTRHALTQREVKKAFLHNVLFTVLLSVGAVALTAVVTVAVSGGASTGYGGKLCFLDTGFDPLLILAFLLPLGGVVVTNLLCFLLTVVAIMRVRRLQATVGSARRDVLVYAKLATVTGLGWVLVVLAEFSGHQEWLLVLAELCTASQGLLLFLSYVCNTRVWRMYRARFGSSRAPSAPIPASTTTVVTMSDSTKAPPPADA; encoded by the coding sequence AGAGGGTGCCTGAAGTTGCAGTGCAGCAAAGGGAAGGTGGCAGGTCCCGGCCAGCAGTGCGTGACAGCGGTGGACAGGGTCCGTGGCTTGGGTTACCGCCTGAAGATGGCGCTGCAGCCTGTGGCACTCACCACCAGGCTCCGCCTTCCTTcggacgccaccaccaccaccccctccaccactgaACCCACTTCCTCCCAGACGCCACTTTCAGTGCCCGTGACAAATGATTCACAGTCCCAACACACGCAGAAGCATGACTGTGACTATCGTGCCGTACTAAACGAAGCAATAAAGCATGTGTTCTGGGCGGTGTCCACTGAGGTCTCTTCAACACTCACAGCGGCAGCTACACAAGACCAGGCTTGTTTCTACCACAAGTACCGGGCCAGTCTGGACACGTTGATGGCGGACGGGAAAGTGAGGCCCCACGCCACAGACAACGTTGTCGGGGTAGTGGAGCGAGAGATTGGGGAGGCCGATCAGCTCTCTGCTTCTTTCCTTGCTGCTGTCGCTGAAGTGAACGTCGTGGCTTCTCAGAAGGAAGGTCGTGATGATGTTGAAAGCAAAGCCTTGAGAAAGGTCTTCGCGAAGAACTGGACTGTCGACCTAGGTCAGTGGACTGTCACACTGAGAGCGCTGGATATGACGTCGGGTCTTTTTAAAGATGGCGAAGGAGCAGCTGGTTTTGTTCATCTTAAAGGTGGCGATACTGACCAAAGCAGCTTTCGCTTTTTCAAAATGAACCCGACTGAACCTTTAGATGGTCTTGAGCACCTGTTTCTGCCGTTGTCTGACCTTCTGGTTTGTCAGCATCTCCGTTTTCATGAAGATGAGTTCGAGGTGGAAGTTTCTCAAAGGAAAGTTGAAATACGATTTCCAAACTATCTGGATGCTGACCTTCAGCCCGTGTCCTTTGACGCCAGGGACTATTCCAGCAAGCTGCGACTTGTGGGGGAGGAGCTAGTCATGTGTCATTACGTCTATTTAGATGTGTTTCCTGAGAACGTGACCGTGGTCCACCCAGGGCGAGGCGTGTCCTTGGCCCGACAGATCACGAGCATAGTGTGCAGCAGcatctctgtgctgtgtctggcAGCCACCTTCCTCACCTACTCGCTGTTCAGCGAGCTTCGTTCTCTCCCCGGCTTGAACAACATGGGGCTCTGCTTCACTCTGGCAATTGCCCACCTCAGCCTGTTGATTCCTTGGCTTCGCAGCTCTGGCAGCGAgaacgtgtgtgtggctgtgggtgtggtCACCCATTGGTTGTGGCTGACGGCTTTGTTGTGGATGAACGTCGGCTGTGTGCACATGGTTCGCGTCTTTTTCGCCAAAACCCGCCACGCTTTAACTCAACGTGAAGTGAAGAAAGCCTTCCTGCACAACGTTCTTTTCACAGTTCTTCTCTCAGTCGGCGCTGTGGCACTCACTGCCGTCGTTACTGTCGCTGTGTCAGGCGGCGCCAGCACAGGGTATGGTGGAAAGCTGTGCTTCCTGGACACCGGCTTTGACCCGCTCCTCATCCTGGCCTTTCTGCTGCCTCTGGGCGGGGTGGTGGTCACCAAcctcctctgcttcctcctcACCGTCGTGGCCATCATGCGCGTGCGGCGTCTGCAGGCGACGGTGGGCAGCGCGCGCCGTGACGTGCTGGTGTACGCCAAGCTGGCCACGGTGACTGGCCTTGGCTGGGTGCTGGTGGTCCTGGCGGAGTTCTCTGGCCACCAGGAGTGGCTGCTGGTGCTGGCGGAGCTCTGCACTGCCTCCCAGGGCCTGCTGCTCTTCTTGTCCTACGTGTGTAACACGCGCGTGTGGCGCATGTACCGTGCCCGCTTCGGGTCGTCACGTGCACCGTCTGCCCCAATCCCCGCATCCACCACCACTGTTGTCACTATGTCCGACAGTACAAAGGCTCCACCGCCCGCTGATGCCTGA